The Apostichopus japonicus isolate 1M-3 chromosome 20, ASM3797524v1, whole genome shotgun sequence genome contains a region encoding:
- the LOC139961186 gene encoding uncharacterized protein, translating into MAKFTATFFVLCVGVLCLEVALACNCKVKHPQTQYKEAKFVVKAKVLSKYRNQEEQSSYAISFLEYEVQIIKIFKGRRILTSPTVSMFTPEGHSCAIKSMKPSKNYLISGHIEEGRLTLNVCSWVEEWSTLTKEQKKGLKSKYATYCKKCDVPSVSGPELVMALIDPRAPRPIETEPKLVSLSGLWTSEPGSCTFNPVDSWQFPTMDCETQYTYCSDNARDNCGWEINNKYKDCFVDRETAWAKKEIRRVTVEGRSGFRFEGGWFSCLSVEDAEFDDCVRDEVEKFVTRYL; encoded by the exons ATGGCTAAATTTACAGCTACATTCTTTGTACTTTGTGTTGGAGTTTTGTGCCTGGAGGTAGCCCTTGCTTGTAACTGCAAGGTGAAACATCCACAAACACAGTATAAGGAGGCCAAATTTG TTGTGAAAGCCAAGGTTTTATCCAAGTACAGAAACCAAGAGGAGCAATCATCATACGCCATCTCATTCCTGGAATATGAGGTACAAATCATAAAGATCTTCAAAGGAAGAAGGATCCTCACCTCTCCCACTGTTAGTATGTTCACTCCAGAGGGACACTCCTGCGCTATCAAATCCATGAAACCTAGCAAAAACTACCTTATCAGTG GACACATTGAAGAAGGAAGACTGACACTGAATGTGTGCAGCTGGGTGGAGGAATGGTCCACATTAACCAAGGAACAGAAAAAAGGATTGAAATCAAAATATGCGACCTACTGCAAAAAATGTGAT GTTCCCTCTGTCTCTGGACCAGAACTGGTAATGGCCCTCATTGATCCCAGAGCTCCCAGACCCATTGAAACAGAGCCCAAACTGGTCAGCCTCTCTGGTTTATGGACTAGCGAGCCTGGTAGCTGCACCTTTAACCCAGTGGATTCCTGGCAGTTCCCTACCATGGACTGTGAAACCCAGTACACTTACTGCTCCGACAATGCTAGGGATAATTGCGGATGGGAAATCAACAATAAGTACAAAGATTGCTTTGTTGACAGAGAAACTGCTTGGGCCAAAAAGGAGATCCGTAGGGTAACCGTGGAGGGTCGTTCAGGTTTTCGATTCGAGGGTGGATGGTTTAGCTGTCTCAGTGTTGAAGATGCAGAATTTGATGATTGTGTTAGGGACGAAGTGGAAAAGTTTGTAACACGTTACTTATAA